The following proteins are encoded in a genomic region of Roseisolibacter agri:
- a CDS encoding serine/threonine-protein kinase → MFCPDCGTWTRASLPRCTRCNGVLPTLPARATEEPPDEELSALRRATGNRMVVVRRLGSGGMASVFLARHAVLDTPLAIKVLHPHLAREAEMRERFRREAEAAARLRHPHICPILDYGWGPGVEYLVMPYLGGGSLADAMAGRRTIAAERAAAVAAQAAQGLDYAHRHGVVHRDVKPDNVLFDEEGHAIVTDFGIASARFHARLTATGRAMGTPHYMSPEQAMGRLLDGRSDVYALGVLLYEMLSGDPPFDGADSYAVGYKHVHEAPVPIEVAAPGVPPGLAAIVMRCLAKSADERFQRADDLSDALLGFLMDRGAPELRSAWRARRGGSTPSRAR, encoded by the coding sequence ATGTTCTGTCCCGACTGCGGCACCTGGACCCGCGCCAGCCTCCCGCGCTGCACGCGCTGCAACGGCGTGCTGCCGACGCTGCCCGCGCGCGCCACGGAGGAGCCGCCCGACGAGGAGCTCTCGGCGCTGCGGCGCGCGACCGGCAACCGCATGGTCGTCGTGCGGCGGCTGGGGAGCGGCGGCATGGCGAGCGTGTTCCTCGCGCGGCACGCGGTGCTCGACACGCCGCTCGCGATCAAGGTCCTGCATCCGCACCTCGCGCGTGAAGCCGAGATGCGCGAGCGCTTCCGCCGCGAGGCCGAGGCGGCGGCGCGGCTGCGGCATCCGCACATCTGCCCGATCCTCGACTACGGGTGGGGACCAGGCGTCGAGTACCTGGTGATGCCGTACCTCGGCGGCGGCTCGCTGGCCGACGCGATGGCGGGGCGCCGCACGATCGCGGCGGAGCGCGCCGCGGCGGTCGCCGCGCAGGCGGCGCAGGGGCTCGACTACGCGCACCGCCACGGCGTGGTGCACCGCGACGTGAAGCCGGACAACGTGCTGTTCGACGAGGAAGGCCACGCGATCGTGACCGACTTCGGCATCGCCAGCGCGCGCTTCCACGCGCGGCTGACGGCGACGGGCCGCGCGATGGGCACGCCGCACTACATGAGCCCCGAGCAGGCGATGGGCCGGCTGCTCGACGGCCGCAGCGACGTGTACGCGCTGGGCGTGCTGCTGTACGAGATGCTCTCGGGCGATCCGCCGTTCGACGGCGCGGACTCGTACGCGGTGGGCTACAAGCACGTGCACGAGGCGCCGGTGCCGATCGAGGTCGCGGCGCCGGGCGTGCCGCCGGGCCTCGCCGCGATCGTGATGCGCTGCCTGGCCAAGAGCGCCGACGAGCGCTTCCAGCGCGCCGACGACCTGTCCGATGCGCTGCTCGGCTTCCTGATGGACCGTGGCGCTCCCGAGCTGCGGAGCGCGTGGCGCGCGCGGCGCGGAGGGTCGACGCCCTCGCGAGCCCGCTAG
- a CDS encoding class I SAM-dependent methyltransferase translates to MPIPPAMNALPHVSPAVLRLVQELVFGRWRAAGEELYREVGELLEVRAGQEVLVSGCGDGTSCEWLAERTGAAVTGVDPEAERIEAADERFRELLDAGTPLPLSFQQAPLDDLPHETAVFDAAVGEPVLAAAADPARAVAELARVVKPMGAVVLLQLTWSSDISPAARALLVERLGMRPQMLMEWKQMLRDAGVVDLQVQDWTDEAAEGPNDGEAPQLTWQQKVQIVGRAFRRRGWREALDALGREESLLRELSRERAVGFQVIRGVKWPHARGA, encoded by the coding sequence GTGCCGATCCCTCCCGCGATGAACGCGCTGCCTCACGTTTCCCCGGCGGTCCTCCGCCTGGTCCAGGAGCTGGTCTTCGGGCGCTGGCGCGCCGCAGGAGAGGAGCTGTACCGCGAGGTCGGCGAGCTGCTGGAGGTGCGCGCGGGACAGGAGGTGCTGGTGTCCGGCTGCGGCGACGGCACGAGCTGCGAGTGGCTGGCCGAGCGCACGGGCGCGGCGGTGACGGGCGTCGATCCCGAGGCCGAGCGCATCGAGGCGGCCGACGAGCGCTTCCGCGAGCTGCTGGACGCGGGCACGCCGCTGCCGCTCTCGTTCCAGCAGGCGCCGCTGGACGACCTGCCGCACGAGACGGCGGTGTTCGACGCAGCGGTGGGCGAGCCGGTGCTCGCCGCGGCGGCCGACCCGGCGCGCGCGGTGGCCGAGCTGGCGCGCGTGGTGAAGCCGATGGGCGCGGTGGTGCTGCTGCAGCTGACGTGGAGCTCCGACATCTCGCCGGCGGCGCGCGCGCTGCTCGTCGAGCGGCTCGGCATGCGCCCGCAGATGCTGATGGAGTGGAAGCAGATGCTGCGCGACGCGGGCGTGGTGGACCTCCAGGTGCAGGACTGGACCGACGAGGCGGCCGAGGGCCCGAACGACGGCGAGGCGCCGCAGCTCACCTGGCAGCAGAAGGTGCAGATCGTCGGGCGCGCGTTCCGCCGGCGCGGGTGGCGGGAGGCGCTGGACGCGCTGGGGCGCGAGGAGTCGCTGCTGCGCGAGCTGTCGCGCGAGCGGGCGGTGGGCTTCCAGGTGATCCGCGGCGTGAAGTGGCCGCACGCGCGGGGCGCATGA
- a CDS encoding GvpL/GvpF family gas vesicle protein encodes MPPETRPGPRPDATPDAEPPATAEVTVPRTTVEYPVPRATAEHAVVTESSRLTPGPGRAVPGRAARVGLRLFGLVGLDTAHHDVPQAVLPDTELVVYRDVGAVVEPSPYTAEPLGAVALERHRSVVDDVFARRSIVPAPPGTVFRSREALASWLELHYFSLVEALGFVEDRAVARVTVSWAADADAANRATPLHLDSGAPGEERAESDALVAEAAEPFRALRREAVSLLVLRAEELGEPAAAYASFLVERARWTQFEQAVAREAQLRPGLQLRVSGPWPPYDFVRMQFRG; translated from the coding sequence ATGCCGCCCGAGACGCGCCCCGGCCCACGCCCCGACGCGACGCCGGACGCCGAGCCGCCCGCGACCGCCGAGGTCACGGTGCCGCGCACGACCGTCGAGTATCCCGTGCCGCGCGCGACCGCGGAGCACGCGGTGGTGACCGAGTCGTCGCGCCTCACGCCGGGCCCCGGCCGCGCGGTGCCCGGGCGCGCGGCGCGCGTGGGGCTGCGGCTGTTCGGCCTCGTGGGGCTCGACACGGCGCACCACGACGTGCCGCAGGCGGTGCTGCCGGACACGGAGCTCGTCGTCTACCGCGACGTCGGCGCGGTCGTCGAGCCGTCGCCGTACACCGCCGAGCCGCTCGGGGCGGTCGCGCTGGAGCGGCACCGCAGCGTGGTGGACGACGTGTTCGCGCGCCGCTCCATCGTGCCGGCGCCGCCGGGCACGGTGTTCCGCTCGCGCGAGGCGCTCGCCAGCTGGCTGGAGCTGCACTACTTCTCGCTCGTCGAGGCGCTCGGCTTCGTGGAGGACCGCGCGGTCGCGCGCGTGACGGTGTCGTGGGCCGCGGACGCCGACGCCGCCAACCGCGCGACGCCGCTGCATCTCGATTCCGGCGCGCCCGGCGAGGAGCGCGCCGAGTCGGACGCGCTGGTGGCCGAGGCGGCGGAGCCGTTCCGCGCGCTGCGGCGCGAGGCGGTGTCGCTGCTCGTGCTGCGCGCCGAGGAGCTGGGCGAGCCGGCCGCGGCGTACGCGTCGTTCCTGGTGGAGCGCGCGCGCTGGACGCAGTTCGAGCAGGCGGTCGCGCGCGAGGCGCAGCTGCGTCCAGGGCTGCAGCTGCGCGTGAGCGGGCCGTGGCCGCCGTACGACTTCGTGCGCATGCAGTTCCGCGGCTGA
- a CDS encoding magnesium transporter CorA family protein, which produces MTTDARLTGAVAAATGTHATQPGSRTPFSVWRAPDGTVQRNLSLQELTRAFASGEGQLWLDVDLSQRSQHALLEKVFHFHPLTIEDTLNPQSRVKYEEHDQYLFVVARGVRFCDDTSDPYDIETLNLYAYLGPNWLVTVHAEGATAISQVRARVDQGIDVLARGPARLMHAVLDEAVDEFFPILDRVDEFLDGLEERVFVRFDQSALRDIFSVKRLVLQLRRHLAPQREMLNQLTNRPNELLPPSTQLYFRDVYDHVLRINDSLDAYRELLSSTLDSYLSQVSNRLGQSSKALAVVATVTLPFVIVSGMWGMNFSHIPLAHHPHGFWLLLGAQLLIAACILAVLRWRRII; this is translated from the coding sequence ATGACGACCGACGCGCGCCTCACCGGCGCGGTCGCCGCGGCGACCGGCACGCACGCGACGCAGCCCGGGTCGCGCACGCCGTTCAGCGTGTGGCGCGCGCCCGACGGCACGGTGCAGCGCAACCTGTCGCTGCAGGAGCTGACGCGCGCCTTCGCGTCGGGGGAGGGGCAGCTGTGGCTGGACGTGGACCTGTCGCAGCGCTCGCAGCACGCGCTGCTGGAGAAGGTGTTCCACTTCCACCCGCTGACGATCGAGGACACGCTCAACCCGCAGAGCCGTGTCAAGTACGAGGAGCACGACCAGTACCTGTTCGTCGTCGCGCGCGGCGTGCGCTTCTGCGACGACACGAGCGACCCGTACGACATCGAGACGCTGAACCTCTACGCGTACCTCGGCCCGAACTGGCTCGTGACCGTGCACGCCGAGGGCGCGACGGCGATCTCGCAGGTGCGCGCGCGGGTGGACCAGGGGATCGACGTGCTGGCGCGTGGCCCCGCGCGCCTCATGCACGCGGTGCTCGACGAGGCGGTGGACGAGTTCTTCCCGATCCTCGACCGCGTCGACGAGTTCCTGGACGGGCTGGAGGAGCGCGTGTTCGTGCGCTTCGACCAGAGCGCGCTGCGCGACATCTTCTCGGTCAAGCGGCTGGTGCTGCAGCTGCGCCGCCACCTCGCGCCGCAGCGCGAGATGCTGAACCAGCTCACCAACCGGCCGAACGAGCTGCTGCCGCCCAGCACGCAGCTCTACTTCCGCGACGTGTACGACCACGTGCTGCGCATCAACGACTCGCTCGACGCATACCGCGAGCTGCTCTCGAGCACCCTGGACAGCTACCTGTCGCAGGTGTCGAACCGGCTCGGGCAGTCGTCGAAGGCGCTGGCGGTGGTGGCGACGGTGACGCTGCCGTTCGTGATCGTGAGCGGGATGTGGGGGATGAACTTCTCGCACATCCCGCTCGCGCACCATCCGCACGGGTTCTGGCTCCTGCTCGGCGCGCAGCTGCTGATCGCGGCGTGCATCCTCGCGGTGCTGCGCTGGCGCCGGATCATCTGA
- a CDS encoding dipeptide epimerase yields MLKLATEIVPVHTTHPFVISRGGASEWRTVTVRVRDADGAEGWGEAAPSRFYGETPESVVAAVERFQDAIGDLDAWSLEEAEARMHRALRFNGAAKTGVSAALHDLAAKRAGLPLWKLWGLDPAKAPPSSFTIAIADDDAVLRARIAEAAQYPVLKVKLGSPRGLARDQQIIRIVREEAPDKVLRVDANAAWTAKGALEIGELLAALGVEFIEQPLPPHDLDGMRFVRDRSPLPVVADESCVMASDVPRLAGVVDGVNLKLAKCGGLREAMRLIATARSHGLLVMAGCMIETSLGITAAAHLAPLLDCADLDGAALLSDDPYAGATITGGAIRLPDGPGLGVTRR; encoded by the coding sequence ATGTTGAAGCTCGCGACCGAGATCGTCCCCGTCCACACGACGCACCCCTTCGTCATCTCGCGCGGCGGCGCCAGCGAGTGGCGCACCGTCACCGTGCGCGTGCGCGACGCCGACGGCGCGGAAGGGTGGGGCGAGGCGGCGCCGAGCCGGTTCTACGGCGAGACGCCGGAGAGCGTGGTGGCCGCGGTGGAGCGCTTCCAGGACGCCATCGGCGACCTCGACGCGTGGTCGCTGGAGGAGGCCGAGGCGCGCATGCACCGGGCGCTGCGCTTCAACGGCGCGGCCAAGACGGGGGTGAGCGCCGCGCTGCACGACCTCGCCGCGAAGCGCGCGGGGCTCCCGCTCTGGAAGCTGTGGGGGCTCGATCCGGCGAAGGCGCCGCCGTCCAGCTTCACGATCGCCATCGCCGACGACGACGCCGTGCTGCGCGCGCGCATCGCCGAGGCGGCGCAGTACCCCGTGCTGAAGGTCAAGCTGGGGAGCCCGCGCGGGCTCGCGCGCGACCAACAGATCATCCGCATCGTGCGCGAGGAGGCGCCGGACAAGGTGCTGCGCGTCGACGCGAACGCGGCGTGGACGGCGAAGGGCGCCCTCGAGATCGGCGAGCTGCTCGCCGCGCTCGGCGTCGAGTTCATCGAGCAGCCGCTGCCGCCGCACGACCTGGACGGCATGCGCTTCGTGCGCGACCGCTCGCCGCTGCCGGTGGTGGCCGACGAGTCGTGCGTGATGGCGAGCGACGTGCCGCGCCTGGCCGGCGTCGTGGACGGCGTGAACCTCAAGCTCGCGAAGTGCGGCGGGCTGCGCGAGGCGATGCGCCTGATCGCGACGGCGCGCTCGCACGGCCTGCTCGTGATGGCCGGCTGCATGATCGAGACGAGCCTCGGCATCACGGCGGCCGCGCACCTGGCGCCGCTGCTGGACTGCGCGGACCTCGACGGCGCCGCGCTGCTGTCGGACGACCCGTACGCCGGCGCGACGATCACCGGCGGCGCGATCCGGCTGCCGGACGGTCCGGGGCTCGGCGTGACGCGCCGGTAG